The DNA segment CGCTGGAACTGTCCTCGTCGTCAGAGTTGTTCGTCGGTGAACTGCACGTCCTCAACCAGGACGGGGGCAGTCGATGACTCGCACTCAGCCGCCGACGACCGGCGCGGCGCCTCCCTCCCCAGCGGGCAACGGGCTGCCGCGGGCGCCGGTGTTGCCGCCGCCGCGTCGCCGGCGCCGTCCGGCCCTGCTGGCGCTCGCGGTGACCATGGTGGTCCTCGGAGCGCTGGGGGCAACCTACCTGGCGACGTCGTTGGGTCAGACGTCTCCGGTGATCGCACTCGCCCGGGAGGTGCCCTGGGGCCAGGCGATCACCGCTGCCGACCTGGTGGAAGCGAGAATTTCACCGGATCCGGCGTTGCATCCCATTCCGTACGGTGACCGCGACCAAGTGATCGGCATGGTGGCGGCGACCACCCTGACGCCGGGTTCGCTGCTCACCCGCGACGCGCTGACCGATCAGCGCCTCCCGGCCACTGGCCAGCAACTGGTCGGCGTCGGGGTGTCGACGGTGCAGCTGCCGACAACCGCCCTGCGGCCCGGCGATGACGTCCTCCTGGTGCCCGTGGCCGCAGGCAGCGCTCC comes from the Modestobacter italicus genome and includes:
- a CDS encoding SAF domain-containing protein, which encodes MVVLGALGATYLATSLGQTSPVIALAREVPWGQAITAADLVEARISPDPALHPIPYGDRDQVIGMVAATTLTPGSLLTRDALTDQRLPATGQQLVGVGVSTVQLPTTALRPGDDVLLVPVAAGSAPVAAEGGAPGVVDATVVQTGPPGTDGLRVVDVLVAAADGPDVAARAAAGLVAIVVVAGE